In the genome of Bacillus thuringiensis, the window TTGATCAATATTGTTATGCTTAAAATCGCTAAATTCTACAAGTAAAACAAGTACTTTATCTTTTCGAACAGCTCCATTGTATTCTTCTTGCTTCGCTGATGTAGTAGGTACTTTTCCATTTAATTTCCCTGGATTTAATGCTGCACCTTGTCCAGCTACTGGGCCTACTTCAGGCTGCTGCGCCTGCTCATTTTCCTTCATTTTTGCATCTTTTACTTTTTTCATAAAATCAGAAGCTTCTTGTGTAAGACTATCTCCTGTTAAGATTTCTTTCCCAGGGTTTTCCCCTTTCTTTTTCTCAACATATTTTTCGACAGCCTTTGACGTCTCAGCTTGTGATGCAGATTGATCAATTACCCCCCGTTGTTTTAGTGCTTCTGCCAAACGCTCCTCCGGTATTAAGTGCTCATCTATTGGTAGAGATGATGTTGGTGTCTCAGCATACGCTGCGTGACCTCCAAAAGCAAACGTACTACTTAGTACCGCTGCTGTTGTTAATACCGCTAATGGTTTTAATTTCTTTTTCTTTTTCAATGCATTTCCTCCCCAGTGTCTGCAAATTATCGTTTTTTGCCGATAACAACATAATATTCGTTATAATACGAATATTCAATCTTTTTCAACAAATAAAATGTTGAGAAATATTTTTTTATGCAGAGTGAAATACAAAAGATAGAAAAACAAACAGGCTCTCCTATAAATAACAGTGAACTTTTATATGTTCTTAGTTACAATCAAAATCCAGTAAATCTGAGATTTATATTTTTTTAATAAAAATAAGAATTAAATATTTTCTATACTATTTAATCTATGGATTACCATATTACTCACTATTCTCATTATTACAAGCTAATAGTGGTTCATACATCATTATAGCGTGATTCTCCGTTACATATTGATCTTCTATTAACTGTTTCTGTTGATTATATACTTTACGTTGAATCACATTATGTCGTATATAACCGCCCCAGTATGCAGGTTGAATTGAGTGTTCTTTCTCATACACTTCATATTGATAAAGTTGCGGATAGACTGTTCTCCATTCACCAACTAAATATTCATCTGTCATATAAAGGTGAAGTTGATACGGTTGGTCCGTTTCATTTTTAATTTGTAAATCCAAATAGTTATAGGAACAAGTCGCTCCACTCCCAAACGGTTGAGTTCGCCTAGAATCAGGAAAGACATCAAAGCTATGACGATATCGTTCTGTTACTGTCAGTGGTGTATGTAAAGTCATCCAATATATTAAATTCGAAAGCTGACAAAGACCTCCTCCAATACCTGTTTGAAAAGATCCGTAGTGTAATACCATACCTTCTACATACCCTTTTTTCCTCGTAGGCTTACCTATTAAACGCCAGTAAGAAAATGTTTCTCCTGGTCTAATGACGATACCATTTAGTTTTTTAACAGCAATTTTCAAATTAACAACCTTATTCTGTTGATACCACATATCTACATCTTTGAGCTTACGAAGTAATATCGTTCGGTGCTGAATTGCTGTACAAGGTAGCTTTTCTTGTTGGAGCCTTTTTGCATATGTTTTTCCGTCTACTAACCACTGAATGTATCTCTTTGTAGAGTAATACCACGTCCCTAGCATAATGCGATACTTAGACCGCTGTTTAGGACGTAAGTGCACTATATTCATTTTATTCCCTCTCTCTTTCTTCAACTAAATTCTAATATACCTCTAATTCAATGAACTACAGTTTTCTTAGCTGCATAATAATTTTCGTAAATAAAGTGAAACTTTAATCAGCCCTCACCAATCGGGCTTTTACAGGCAACCCGACCCCCACCTAACTTCTTTGCTTCCGCTGATTTTTGAGGTGGGGGTCTTACTACCCGGCAAATAGCGGGATAAAAAAGACGCAAAAAAATAATAAATTTACTCTAGTGGAGATTTTATTTTGAGGATTGCTTTATAATTATATGAAACTGCGCTGCAATACGATAAATTGAAATAAACACATTATAAATATAACGAATAATATTAAATAAAAAATAATGAAAATTAAAGAAATTCTAAAGTATTAATATATTTTTCGTAAATATTAATTGATAATACATTAGACTTTACTATATGTATAAATTCTCTATTCTACAAAACGAAATTTTTTAATGTAAGAAAAAAATATAATCCCCCTTTAACGTTTATACAAGTCTCATCTGGAAAAATCCCCAAAACAATCCGAACCCTTATATTTAGAATAAACGCAAAAAATCGCCACCAGTTAGCTTAACTGGTTGGCAATTTTTTAACGAGAATGCTGTACAAATAGTTGAATTGCTTCTTCTGGTACATAGCACTTTCCATTACTCTCTACAATAATACTTCCTAATTCATACCCTTTACCATTGATACGAATTATATTTTTGTTACTGAATAGTTGTGCTTCTACTTTATTATGTTTTACCACGAGTAACGGGTTTGCTCCTTCGGTTTTGTCAGCTGTTACAGTTGCACTGACTTTCTTAAAGGCTTGTTCACTCTCTAAAAATATTTTATTCGTTACTTCTTCTAAGTTAAAGCCCATCGCTTTCGCCATCGTCTTCGCAATGTCTGTATTTTGGATTAAGCCTTCTGGTTTTTGAGGTCCATAAGAATGTAAAAATACATCCTCACCTGTATGTCCTCCTGTCGTAAAGCCGATATTTGCACGATTAGCCAATAATGTAGTAAGAATTCGTCCTACATCCATTTTCTTTTTTGCCGCTTTTAATTTTTCTTTTTCATCATGAGTTAGATTATCCAAACCGTATAGTTTAGCTACATCTTCTACATTTGATAAATCAGATTTCAGTTTATTTATAGTTCCTTCAAGTGTCATTTTCGCCTTTTTCAATGAATCAATGTATGCAGAAACCGGTGTAGTATTGTATCCTTTTGTCGTATATCTATTCCCTATAGAGATACCGCTGTTACCATGATCAGTTAAAGCTATGAGCATCGTATCCCCATCTTTCTTCGCAAATTGTAACGCCTTTGCTACCGCTTCATCAAATGCCAATACATCACTAATCATCCCAATTGGATCATTAGCATGAGCTGCCCAATCAGGCTTACTACCTTCTACGAATAAAAAGAAACCATCTTTGTCTTTTGATAATGTTTGAATTGCTTTTTCTGTCATTTGAGAAAGTGTTGGTTGTTCTGGATTTGTTGCTATACGATCTATATCAAACGCAAGAGCATGATTTGAGAAAGAGCCCCAAATTTTATTAGATTTGGAGTTCAATAACGCATCTTTCGTTTCAACAAAATCGTATCCTTTGTCTTGAATCACCTTTACTAAATTTTCACCATCTTTTCGGATTCCATTACTTTTCATAGGTAGCAGCGCCGCTTTTCCCCCGCCTAATACGACATCTATATTTTGATATACTTGCTGCTTCGCAATTACGTCAAATTGCTTGCGATTGACATGGTGAGCCGAGAATCCCGCCGGAGTAGCATGCTGAATTTCAGATGTAGCAACAATTCCAGTTGCACGGCCAGTACGTTTTGCACCTTCCAATACGTTTGCGACCGGCCGTAACTTGTCCTCTTCTTTTATTGGCTTTAAGTTAGGTGAATTTACAATAGAAGGTAGTACGCCTACATATCCTGAATTCGATTT includes:
- a CDS encoding VanW family protein, translated to MNIVHLRPKQRSKYRIMLGTWYYSTKRYIQWLVDGKTYAKRLQQEKLPCTAIQHRTILLRKLKDVDMWYQQNKVVNLKIAVKKLNGIVIRPGETFSYWRLIGKPTRKKGYVEGMVLHYGSFQTGIGGGLCQLSNLIYWMTLHTPLTVTERYRHSFDVFPDSRRTQPFGSGATCSYNYLDLQIKNETDQPYQLHLYMTDEYLVGEWRTVYPQLYQYEVYEKEHSIQPAYWGGYIRHNVIQRKVYNQQKQLIEDQYVTENHAIMMYEPLLACNNENSE
- a CDS encoding alkaline phosphatase codes for the protein MVNYGVKMKKLLLVGAIIVSVLSTESMMNYHAAKAKVKKVEHQPKNIIMMVMDGTSSTATTLARWYKGAPLTLDQIVTGGVRTYSAESAITDSAPAATALATGNKSNSGYVGVLPSIVNSPNLKPIKEEDKLRPVANVLEGAKRTGRATGIVATSEIQHATPAGFSAHHVNRKQFDVIAKQQVYQNIDVVLGGGKAALLPMKSNGIRKDGENLVKVIQDKGYDFVETKDALLNSKSNKIWGSFSNHALAFDIDRIATNPEQPTLSQMTEKAIQTLSKDKDGFFLFVEGSKPDWAAHANDPIGMISDVLAFDEAVAKALQFAKKDGDTMLIALTDHGNSGISIGNRYTTKGYNTTPVSAYIDSLKKAKMTLEGTINKLKSDLSNVEDVAKLYGLDNLTHDEKEKLKAAKKKMDVGRILTTLLANRANIGFTTGGHTGEDVFLHSYGPQKPEGLIQNTDIAKTMAKAMGFNLEEVTNKIFLESEQAFKKVSATVTADKTEGANPLLVVKHNKVEAQLFSNKNIIRINGKGYELGSIIVESNGKCYVPEEAIQLFVQHSR